One part of the Trichoplusia ni isolate ovarian cell line Hi5 chromosome 2, tn1, whole genome shotgun sequence genome encodes these proteins:
- the LOC113502326 gene encoding uncharacterized protein LOC113502326 — protein sequence MLWFCLVLLLGTVSSHNSNDTGTAANITSNPCTDLNHIFLAPGVLTAGGINKACMSRFHTDGIARLLLTLVTEDRQTIMASRELPPGDGGCLDINVPQLPNSKADLIVNMK from the exons ATGCTGTGGTTTTGCTTGGTGTTATTACTGGGAACTGTGAGTTCCCATAATTCTAATGATACTGGGACTGCTGCTAATATAACAAG TAACCCATGCACGGACTTGAACCACATATTCCTGGCACCCGGCGTGCTAACAGCCGGCGGGATCAACAAGGCCTGCATGTCGAGGTTCCACACCGATGGGATTGCTCGTCTACTGCTCACCCTCGTCACTGAGGACCGGCAGACCATCATGGCATCCAGGGAACTGCCACCAG GAGATGGTGGATGTTTAGACATCAATGTACCCCAGCTTCCGAATTCCAAGGCCGACTTGATCGTGAATATGAAGTAA